TTTGATTCTGCTTTTGCCGCAAAAACACTTCCGCCTTTATCTGCTACATCACTAACAACTGCGATGCCTTGAGGTAAAATCTCGAAACGAGTAACCGCTCCTTTTACTTTTTGAGCTTCTTTCCACAAAACTTCTCCTGAGCTGCTTATTTTATATATTTTGGTATCACCGCCATTTGTTCCTTCGAAACCATAAATTTCTTTTCCACTTTCATCAGATGTTAACCATGTCAAATCATCAACCTTTGCTGACCATATTTTGTTACTTGTATTCGTATCATAACAAATTAATTCTTTAGAAGTTGGAATATAAATTTTTTTGTCTTTCATAAAAACACTACCAGTAATTGTAACTGTTCCCATAGTTACTTTACCCGGTTCTATCAAATAAATGAGCTTATCTTCTTTACCCGTAACTAAATCGTATATTCCAACTGCTGGTGCAAACTTTTCTTTTGAAGTTCTTACTCCTGCAACTACCAATTTATTTTGAGGTAAAAAAACTTGTGTTGAAAAAGCATCTTTCCAACCATTTTCTTTAGTTTCAAACAATTGTTTTCCAATCACATAATCAAAAACTGTTTTTTTGGAAGACATATTAGCAAAGCCACCTTGTGCAATTACAACATAAGGTGAATCGGGAACAAACTCTAGTTCTTCCTCTTTTACAGAACCATAATCTTTAAAATCAAAAATTAGTTTGTTTGATTCTGGTTTTATTCCTGCAAAACCATCTTTGTGAGCTATGAGTAAAACACCTGCTTCAGTTAACTTCATGAAGTTAATTTTACCATCCAGATTATAAGTGTTTTTGGGACTTGTTTGAGCAAAAACGTTGCTCAAAAACATAATAGACAATAAGAAGTAAATCTTAATCTTTTTAATTACCGTTTTCATAAGTGTAGATTTATAAAGTTGTACTTTACAAACCTCATTAAAAAATAAAAAACAGTAAATAAGGCAGTTGCCCTATTTTTTGAAATTAATGAAAGGTAGTTTCTCTTTAATTTTTGAAATCTTTGACTCAAGGTTGTTCAAAAACTTTTGATGACTTTCAGAATCAGGATTAAAAGGTTTGTGATGCAGTGCTTTTTGAATATCACAAATATCTTGCATGGTTTTAAATACTGCTTCAGAAACAAAATTCTCAAAAAACTTTACCCAAATATAGTCTATAGCAACCTGATTAGGATGCAACATATCTTCGGCATAAAAACGGTAATCTCTAAGCTCATCCATCATGATTTCGTAGCTTGGAAAGTAACTTGTTGATGAATACTGACTGATAACTTTATGAAGCGCAGTTAAAAGATGTGCCTTGCTTTGCTGGTTTTCTACAAAACCATCCTTGATGTGTCTGACTGGTGAAACAGTAAAAATGAATTGACACTTTGGGTTTATTTCATGAACCAATTGAATGGTTTTCTGAATAGAATTTTGAATATTTTCTGTTGATAACAGCTCTTTTTCAAACTCTTTTTGTGGCACTTTATGACAATTTGCAACTATTTCATTCGAAGTTTTATAACGATAAACCCATGAAGTACCATAGGTAATCTGGAAATGGGTTCCATTACTTATTTGTTGATGTGTTGACTCAATTAAATCATTCAACTGCTTCAACAAATCGTCTTTTTTGGGATTGCTCAACTCCGAATGTACCTCAAAACAACTCCACAAGTCGTTATGAAAAAAAACATCTGAATCTTTATAATAGTTTTTTTCAACTACTCGCTCTACCAATTTCATAATTGAAACTGGATTAAAGATGATACCAAATGGATTTACAGCATTTTTAAACTTAAAATACTCAAATTTATCACCAATGTTTTCAGCAAAACACGAACCCATCAGCAATAGTTCGCTATTGTAATCTATTGGGTTTTCATGTTTTTTTATGGGTACAATGGTTCTAAAATCCATACTAAATCATTTGGTTTTCAAAAGTAATGAAATTAATTTCTAAAAGATTTAATATTTTTTTACGACTAGTCAATTGAGTATTATTAGTACTTTTGCCTCTGAAAATTTTCACGCTATGAAACTACTCTACTCTTATATCATAAAACACAAATTATTGCTTTTTCTTGCCTTAATCATGGCATCCATTAACATCTGCTTTAGTCTTTCTGACTCCGTAATTACGGGTAAACTAATGCAGGATTGTGGTGTGGAAATAGCAAAATATGCAGGAAACAAAGTTGGATTTTTAAAATCGCTTGGGTTTTGGTTAGGCTTGTCGCTTGGTGCTGCAATGATTTCACGTATTACTAAAAACTTTCAAGATTATTTTACAAACATCGTCATCCAACGAACTGGTGCCGAAATGTATACTGATGGTATTAAAAAGTCGCTCGATTTACCGTTTGAAGAGTTTGAAGACCAACGTAGTGGTGAAACCTTGAGTAAACTTACCAAAGTACGTTCGGATAGCGAAAAGCTAATCACGTTGTCCATTTCATTAATATTTCAAACCATTATCGGGTTTGTTTTTGTGATTCTATACGTTTCTCGAATTGATGCTCGTATTTCATTAATCTTCTTAATCACGGCGCCAATTATTGCTTTAGTAAGTTCTTATTTGGGTAAAAAGATAAAAGTCGTTTCTCGTAAAATAGTTAATCAAACTAATTCCTTGGCAGGTTCAACTACCGAAAGTTTACGCAATATTGAACTTGTAAAAAGTTTAGGATTAACCCATCAGGAAGAAAAACGACTCAACCTCAACACCTTGAAAATACTTCAGTTAGAACTACAAAAAGTTCGCTTCATTCGAAGTTTGAGTTTCATTCAAGGAACCACTGTGCATTTCTTAAGAACTTGTGTGGTTTTCACCTTGTATTATTTCCTTTTTGGTGGAAAAATATTGGTAGGCGACTTGCTAACTATGGTATTCTTTACCTTTTTCATCTTTGGTCCTTTGCAGGAATTGGGGAATTTTATCATCGTTTTAAACGAAACCAAAGTATCTATGGAGAACTTTAAAACACTGCTTAGCGCTCCAAAAGAATACCGTCCAAAAAGCCCAAAACACGTAGGTAAGATTACTAATTTGCGTTTCAAAAACGTTTCTTTCAAACATAAAACTGCTGGTCAAAAAGCGGTTGACAACATTAATTTTGACATCAAGCAAGGCGAAACCGTTGCATTTGTTGGACCATCGGGTTCAGGAAAGACAACTTTGGTGAAACTGTTGGTTGGCTTATATTCGCCAGCCGATGGAGAAGTTTTGTATAACAATATTGATTCTAAAGAAATTGACTTGCTCGATTTAAGAAAGCAATTAGGATTTGTAACCCAAGATGCACAGCTATTTTCAGGAACCATTCGCGAGAATTTATTATTCGTAAAACCTAATGCTACCGATGAAGAATTGCTTGAAGTGATGCAAAAAGCCAGTTGTCAAAAGTTATTAGACCGTGCCGATGACGGATTAAACTCTACCATTGGCGAAGGTGGAATCAAAGTTTCTGGCGGCGAAAAACAACGTTTATCCATTGCTCGTGCCATATTGAGAAACCCTAATTTATTGATTTTTGACGAAGCTACTTCGGCTTTAGATTCGATTACCGAGGAAGAAATCAATCATACTATCAGAACCATTTCGGACCAAAACCGAATTACAGTATTGATTGCGCACCGCTTATCAACCGTGATGCACGCCGATAAGATATTTGTTCTAGAACAAGGAAAAATAATTGAAGAAGGAAAACACGATGACCTGGTAGCCGAAAAAGGATTGTATTATGCGATGTGGCGTCAGCAAATTGGGGAACGAAAAGCGACTTTTACCGCTTAACTCATTAGTATTCTAATAACTATACAAGGTTTTTTCGTAGTTAGGAAATGCAACACCAAAATCTAAAAGAAGAAAATTAGATTCTCTTTTTTGTGGATATTGGTTACCATTATACTGAAACGTGCTAACCAAAAGTTCCATTGAAGAGGTAGCTTGATTAGTAGCTATATTATTTTCAGAATACATTTCTGTACCATTATTAGCATTATTCTTTGAAATTGCTTTGCCAAAATTCAACAATTTTTTAAATCCTGTAATGTTATACAAAGGATTTCTGTTAGAATCGTAGTTGTAAACTAGTTGATGTTTTTGCTCAATATCTACTGGACTGTCATCATAATCAGTATTATCACTCAACAGATTTTCATTAGCAATGTTCAATGTTCCGTGTAATAGCAGCGTTTCGTTTGTAAGTCCTTCGTTGGCAATCTTTTCGTAATTAATCGTTCCATTAGCCTGATAAAGGTAGTTTATAGAATAATTATTAGAAGATACTATTTTAGTCAAATTACCGTCTGTATAGGTATAATTAAGAACTTCCTGCTCTAAAGTAGTTAAATTAGTTTGAACAGTTTGAGAAATTAAACTCCCTAAATATGAGAATTCAATAGAAGCATCTTCATTAACAATGCTGACAATTTTATTACCATTATAGTTAAAGGTACTTGTTCTTGTTACACCATTTGTAGCAACATCAACCATACTTTGAACCATTTGATTACTAGACGTAGAATCACTGCTACACGATGTTAGCGCTAATGATAGTAAAAGAAAACAAGCTGTTATTATAGAAGTAGGCTTCATAAGTGCAATGTATTTAAAATTCGATTTGGCACTTCAAACTTATACGATTAGTATTGCTAATCACAAAATTTGCGATAATCTGTTAAAAAAATCGATATATAGCTATTATATACTGATTTACAAACAATAAATCCATCAAAATTCAAGAAAATGGATTCGGTTTTAAATCTGTAATTTTTCGGTTTTTATTAACTAAAAAGCAGTAATTAAAATGGTTTTTCTTCGGAGTGAGTCCGTACTGAGTCCATACTGTGTCCATACTGTGTCCGTATAAAACGGATTTTTATATGGACTCAGTATAGAGTTATTATTTAATCAATATGCAAACATCCCAAAGAAAACCCATAAAAAACCCATGCAGTTGCATGGGTTTCTATCTGTATTTAATTGTAAAATTGCTTAGAAATTCCAGAAAAACCTAAGGTTGTAACTGCTTTAGGTTTTCTGCTGTGCCTTATTTTACTTTTAGTTGTACTGAATTGTAGTCAAAGCATCATCATCTGATGTTAAAATTGAAACTGGAAAATTCAATGAATTATATTGATAAGTACTTGTATAATTACTGAATGATGATAGAGACTCAGTATATGATAAAACGTTATGGTCAAAACCTTGTGTTTGGTTTTCTGAAAGTCCTGCCAATAAATACCATTTATAGCCTACAATGTTTTTAAACGGAGAATAACTTGTATCGTAAGTATATGTATTTGTTGAAGTAAGACCAGTATCATCGTAATTAATTACAACTTGTGAAACATCATTTCCAATCATGGTAATACTACCTGAAGAATAGAATGTTCCATCTGCTATTCTTGTAAAAGAAACAGTAC
The window above is part of the Flavobacterium sp. PMTSA4 genome. Proteins encoded here:
- a CDS encoding GSCFA domain-containing protein — encoded protein: MDFRTIVPIKKHENPIDYNSELLLMGSCFAENIGDKFEYFKFKNAVNPFGIIFNPVSIMKLVERVVEKNYYKDSDVFFHNDLWSCFEVHSELSNPKKDDLLKQLNDLIESTHQQISNGTHFQITYGTSWVYRYKTSNEIVANCHKVPQKEFEKELLSTENIQNSIQKTIQLVHEINPKCQFIFTVSPVRHIKDGFVENQQSKAHLLTALHKVISQYSSTSYFPSYEIMMDELRDYRFYAEDMLHPNQVAIDYIWVKFFENFVSEAVFKTMQDICDIQKALHHKPFNPDSESHQKFLNNLESKISKIKEKLPFINFKK
- a CDS encoding ABC transporter ATP-binding protein, which encodes MKLLYSYIIKHKLLLFLALIMASINICFSLSDSVITGKLMQDCGVEIAKYAGNKVGFLKSLGFWLGLSLGAAMISRITKNFQDYFTNIVIQRTGAEMYTDGIKKSLDLPFEEFEDQRSGETLSKLTKVRSDSEKLITLSISLIFQTIIGFVFVILYVSRIDARISLIFLITAPIIALVSSYLGKKIKVVSRKIVNQTNSLAGSTTESLRNIELVKSLGLTHQEEKRLNLNTLKILQLELQKVRFIRSLSFIQGTTVHFLRTCVVFTLYYFLFGGKILVGDLLTMVFFTFFIFGPLQELGNFIIVLNETKVSMENFKTLLSAPKEYRPKSPKHVGKITNLRFKNVSFKHKTAGQKAVDNINFDIKQGETVAFVGPSGSGKTTLVKLLVGLYSPADGEVLYNNIDSKEIDLLDLRKQLGFVTQDAQLFSGTIRENLLFVKPNATDEELLEVMQKASCQKLLDRADDGLNSTIGEGGIKVSGGEKQRLSIARAILRNPNLLIFDEATSALDSITEEEINHTIRTISDQNRITVLIAHRLSTVMHADKIFVLEQGKIIEEGKHDDLVAEKGLYYAMWRQQIGERKATFTA